The following are from one region of the Sporocytophaga myxococcoides genome:
- the trxA gene encoding thioredoxin, with the protein MGKAIEITDANFEDITNTDKPVLVDFWAEWCGPCKMIGPVVEELAADYEGKAIIGKVDVDNNPNTSAKFGIRSIPTLLVIKNGKIVEKQVGAVPKNVLSQKIEAHL; encoded by the coding sequence ATGGGAAAAGCAATAGAAATCACAGACGCTAATTTTGAAGATATAACCAACACAGATAAACCTGTGCTAGTTGATTTCTGGGCTGAATGGTGCGGACCCTGCAAAATGATCGGTCCGGTTGTAGAAGAACTTGCTGCTGACTATGAAGGAAAAGCTATAATAGGAAAAGTAGATGTTGACAACAACCCTAACACTTCAGCAAAATTTGGTATCAGAAGTATTCCAACTCTTCTGGTAATTAAAAATGGAAAAATTGTTGAAAAACAAGTTGGCGCTGTACCTAAGAATGTTCTTAGCCAAAAGATTGAAGCTCATTTATAA
- the dnaE gene encoding DNA polymerase III subunit alpha, giving the protein MPDFAHLHVHTQFSLLDGAANITDLMKKAQKDEMKAVAITDHGNMFGVFKFVAEANKYNVKPIVGCEFYLVEDRHKKSFTKTDKDVRRHQLLLAKNAEGYKNLAKLCSLGYMEGLYGKYPRIDKELILKYHKGLIATTCCIGAEVPQTILRKGEEEGEKVFKWWLDLFGEDYYVELQRHDIPEQNIVNEVLIKFALKHKVKIIASNDSHYVDQEDSNAHDILLCINTGEKQSTPTNKEFSDDGAFTKGTRFAFYNDQFYFKTKAEMGKLFHDIPSAVDNTIEIVDKVESLKLKRDILLPNFPIPDSFKVNTGPDADVLNQWEYLKHLTFEGARKKYQEITPEIEERLNFELFTIKTMGFAGYFLIVQDFINKGKEIGVFVGPGRGSAAGSAVAYCVGITNIDPIKYDLLFERFLNPDRKSMPDIDTDFDDSGRQKVIDYVVEKYGKTQVAQIVTYGSMAAKMSIKDVARVLDLPLSDSNALAKLVPEKPGIELNRVLTAPIDGPGSLSEKEGLNGDDLDGVKKLREIMNGKDLQANVLKEALVLEGSVRGTGVHAAGIIIAPQDLSDLMPVATSKDSDLLLTQYDGKVIEDAGVIKMDFLGLKTLTIIKDALALIKKNKGIEIEIDEIDLEDQKTFELYQRGETNGTFQFESVGMQKYLKELKPDKFSDLIAMNALYRPGPLEYIPNYIRRKHGKEPITYDIPEMEQYLKDTYGINVYQEQVMLLSQKLANFSKGDADVLRKAMGKKDKATLDKMKSKFMEGCGANGHDLKVADKVWTDWEAFASYAFNKSHSTCYAFVAFQTAYLKAHHPAEYMASVLTHNMSNIDKISFFMDECKKIGLTVLGPDINESSMTFDVNKEGKIRFGLGAIKGAGEAAIAAIISEREENGPYTDLFNLVQRVNLRTMNKKTFECFAYAGAFDSFGLHRAQYFFVTAEKDNTSTIEKIIRYGSAYQQDKDANQQSLFGGSSSVEVAKPKIPDCELWSEIEKLKFERDVVGFYISGHPLDQYKMEIDNFCTCPADKVFDYKNREVSVAGIVGTANVRQMKNGKSFIVFSLEDFDGKIEMALFGEDYLKFAHWIKPGEFLHIRGKVQQRYNGDQWEFKPLNISLLADIRQKMVKGVSVKLNIQGLKPETLNSLEEVITGNLGNTELKFTLSDDTENIHVELFSRKFKVDPNNTLLDQLKNLNEVEYKILF; this is encoded by the coding sequence ATGCCGGATTTCGCACATTTACACGTACATACCCAATTTTCCCTTCTTGACGGAGCAGCCAACATCACAGATCTGATGAAAAAGGCTCAGAAAGATGAGATGAAAGCTGTTGCAATTACCGACCATGGGAACATGTTTGGAGTTTTTAAATTTGTTGCAGAAGCAAACAAATACAATGTAAAGCCTATAGTCGGGTGTGAATTTTATCTGGTAGAAGATCGTCATAAAAAATCATTTACCAAAACTGATAAGGACGTCCGCCGCCATCAGCTCCTGCTCGCTAAAAATGCTGAAGGATATAAAAACCTCGCCAAGCTTTGCTCCCTCGGCTACATGGAAGGACTTTACGGAAAGTATCCTAGAATAGATAAGGAATTAATCTTAAAATACCATAAAGGGCTTATTGCGACCACATGTTGTATAGGAGCCGAAGTACCCCAAACAATTCTCAGAAAAGGAGAAGAAGAAGGTGAAAAAGTCTTTAAATGGTGGCTGGATCTTTTTGGAGAAGATTATTATGTAGAGCTTCAGCGTCACGATATTCCGGAGCAGAATATAGTAAATGAAGTGCTTATAAAATTTGCACTGAAACACAAGGTAAAAATTATTGCCTCCAATGACTCTCATTATGTAGATCAGGAAGACTCCAATGCTCATGACATTCTGCTTTGCATCAACACAGGAGAAAAACAAAGTACCCCTACCAATAAAGAATTTTCTGACGACGGCGCCTTTACCAAAGGAACCCGTTTTGCATTTTACAACGATCAGTTTTATTTCAAGACTAAAGCTGAAATGGGGAAACTTTTTCACGATATCCCTTCCGCTGTAGATAATACAATAGAGATCGTGGATAAAGTGGAAAGTCTGAAACTCAAAAGAGATATTCTGCTTCCCAACTTCCCTATCCCTGATTCATTTAAAGTCAATACGGGGCCGGATGCCGATGTTCTTAATCAGTGGGAATATTTAAAGCATTTAACCTTTGAAGGGGCAAGAAAAAAATATCAGGAAATAACACCTGAAATTGAAGAACGTCTCAATTTCGAATTATTTACCATCAAAACGATGGGGTTTGCAGGTTACTTCCTTATCGTACAGGATTTCATCAATAAAGGAAAAGAGATAGGCGTATTCGTGGGGCCAGGAAGGGGTTCGGCGGCAGGCTCTGCTGTTGCTTATTGTGTTGGTATTACCAACATAGATCCGATCAAGTACGATTTGCTTTTTGAACGTTTCCTGAATCCGGACAGAAAGAGCATGCCCGATATTGATACCGACTTTGACGATTCCGGTCGTCAAAAGGTAATAGATTATGTTGTTGAAAAATATGGGAAAACTCAGGTAGCCCAAATTGTAACCTATGGTTCCATGGCGGCTAAAATGAGTATCAAGGATGTTGCAAGAGTTCTTGATCTTCCGCTTAGCGATTCCAATGCCCTGGCAAAACTGGTTCCTGAGAAACCAGGAATTGAGCTCAACAGAGTTCTGACGGCCCCTATTGACGGTCCCGGCAGTCTAAGTGAAAAAGAAGGGCTTAACGGTGATGATCTTGACGGTGTAAAAAAACTCCGTGAAATCATGAACGGAAAAGATCTTCAGGCCAATGTACTAAAAGAAGCCCTCGTCCTTGAAGGATCAGTAAGAGGTACAGGAGTTCATGCTGCAGGTATCATCATTGCTCCTCAGGACCTTTCTGACCTGATGCCGGTAGCAACCTCCAAAGACTCTGATCTTCTGCTTACACAGTATGACGGTAAAGTAATTGAAGATGCGGGAGTAATCAAGATGGACTTCCTGGGCTTAAAAACCCTGACCATTATAAAGGATGCCCTTGCTCTGATAAAAAAGAATAAGGGGATTGAAATTGAGATTGATGAAATTGATCTGGAGGATCAAAAAACATTTGAGCTCTACCAAAGAGGTGAAACCAACGGAACCTTCCAGTTCGAGTCTGTGGGTATGCAGAAATACCTGAAGGAACTGAAACCAGATAAGTTTTCTGACCTTATTGCGATGAACGCCCTTTATCGTCCTGGGCCTCTTGAATATATTCCTAACTATATCCGCCGTAAACACGGAAAAGAACCTATTACCTATGATATTCCTGAAATGGAGCAATACCTGAAGGATACATATGGTATTAACGTTTATCAGGAGCAGGTAATGCTTCTGTCTCAGAAGCTTGCCAACTTCAGTAAGGGAGATGCCGATGTTCTTCGTAAGGCCATGGGTAAAAAGGATAAGGCGACTCTGGACAAGATGAAGAGCAAATTTATGGAAGGTTGCGGAGCAAACGGCCACGATCTTAAAGTTGCTGACAAGGTCTGGACCGATTGGGAAGCATTTGCCTCCTACGCTTTCAACAAATCTCACTCTACCTGTTATGCCTTTGTGGCATTCCAAACCGCATATTTAAAGGCACACCATCCGGCAGAATATATGGCCTCGGTATTAACTCACAACATGAGTAATATCGATAAGATCTCCTTCTTCATGGATGAGTGTAAGAAAATAGGATTAACAGTTCTGGGGCCTGATATCAATGAAAGTTCCATGACCTTTGACGTTAACAAGGAAGGTAAAATCCGTTTCGGACTAGGGGCCATCAAGGGAGCAGGAGAAGCTGCAATTGCAGCAATTATCTCTGAAAGAGAAGAAAACGGTCCTTATACAGACCTGTTTAATCTGGTACAAAGAGTGAACCTTCGTACCATGAATAAGAAAACATTCGAATGCTTTGCTTATGCAGGAGCCTTTGATTCGTTTGGTCTTCATCGCGCACAATACTTCTTTGTAACCGCAGAGAAAGACAATACAAGTACAATAGAAAAAATCATCAGATACGGATCCGCTTATCAGCAGGATAAAGATGCGAACCAACAGAGCCTATTTGGTGGTTCTAGTAGTGTTGAAGTAGCGAAACCAAAGATTCCGGATTGTGAGCTATGGAGTGAAATTGAGAAATTAAAATTTGAGCGTGATGTCGTAGGATTTTATATTTCAGGACACCCGCTTGATCAATACAAAATGGAAATTGACAATTTCTGTACTTGTCCTGCAGATAAAGTTTTCGACTACAAAAACAGAGAAGTTTCTGTAGCAGGAATAGTAGGAACTGCGAATGTCAGGCAGATGAAAAACGGTAAATCCTTCATCGTATTCAGTCTGGAAGATTTTGATGGTAAAATAGAAATGGCTCTTTTTGGAGAAGATTATCTTAAGTTTGCACATTGGATAAAGCCAGGAGAGTTTTTACACATTCGCGGTAAAGTGCAACAAAGGTATAACGGCGATCAATGGGAATTCAAACCGCTTAATATTAGCTTATTGGCTGATATCAGGCAAAAAATGGTAAAAGGAGTATCTGTTAAATTAAATATCCAGGGATTAAAACCAGAGACATTAAATAGTCTGGAGGAAGTAATCACTGGAAACCTAGGCAATACGGAATTGAAATTTACGCTCTCTGATGACACGGAAAACATTCACGTTGAGCTATTTTCGCGAAAATTCAAAGTAGACCCAAACAATACCTTACTCGACCAGTTAAAAAATCTTAATGAGGTGGAGTATAAAATTCTATTTTGA
- a CDS encoding MFS transporter — protein MEDNFHSLERAKKLVLSDGIVSQSMSGFSGGPVLIAFALLLGASGFQLGLLACIPVFANLFQLFSVWFLNKIKSRRKVCVIFSFLGRFPLLILGFACLFSEGSWLIYLLIGVMFVHNFVGAISGGSWTSWMHDLIPSDQLGRFFSNRIRWAQAFAVAVSFFTGFVLDHFAGHEKMRFVFGCFFLVAGGLGLLSTFLLSQTHEPTMKEFPVFSFKELTRPFANENLRTLIGFTVLWNLASNFATPFFSVYLLSQLHYPVSTVIGLTVLAQLVTILSLGFWGKYSDTLNNKAVLRICVPLYMLSVLAWTYTTFPAKHFFTLPLLVVIHILIGIANGGISLAVGNIGLKLAPKGKGSVFLISMNMSNSIFAGFGPLLSGMVSGYFTLKDLSIGFNYSGPDMKEAIHFISLQSWDFPFVFSVILGVISFRILANLKEGIEIEKESLWRNLKNQLVGDLKNISNFRQRKPLSLSKTKVYSALKKLDNNNDDDHIYSSPKDSSGSFS, from the coding sequence TTGGAAGATAATTTTCACTCACTCGAAAGGGCAAAGAAATTGGTACTCTCTGATGGTATCGTTTCTCAGTCTATGTCCGGTTTCAGCGGTGGTCCCGTTTTGATTGCCTTTGCACTATTATTAGGTGCATCAGGCTTTCAGCTTGGTTTGCTTGCATGTATTCCTGTTTTTGCCAATCTTTTTCAATTGTTCTCAGTTTGGTTTCTGAATAAAATCAAAAGTAGAAGAAAGGTTTGTGTCATATTTTCTTTTTTAGGAAGATTTCCCTTGTTGATCTTGGGATTTGCCTGTTTGTTCTCGGAGGGAAGCTGGTTGATTTACCTTCTGATAGGAGTAATGTTTGTTCATAATTTTGTGGGTGCTATTTCGGGTGGTTCCTGGACTTCTTGGATGCATGATCTTATCCCTTCAGATCAGTTAGGAAGGTTTTTTAGCAACAGAATCCGATGGGCTCAGGCTTTTGCAGTTGCAGTATCATTTTTTACCGGATTTGTCCTTGATCATTTTGCAGGTCATGAAAAGATGAGATTCGTCTTTGGATGCTTTTTTTTGGTAGCAGGAGGATTGGGGTTACTTAGTACCTTTTTGCTTTCTCAAACACATGAACCTACTATGAAGGAGTTTCCGGTATTTTCATTTAAAGAATTGACAAGACCTTTTGCCAATGAAAATCTGAGAACACTTATTGGTTTTACTGTTTTATGGAACCTCGCTTCAAATTTTGCAACACCTTTCTTCTCTGTATACCTGCTCAGCCAGTTGCATTATCCTGTTAGTACTGTTATTGGTCTTACTGTGCTAGCTCAGCTGGTTACAATTCTTTCTCTTGGTTTCTGGGGCAAATATTCCGATACATTAAATAACAAGGCTGTGCTTAGGATTTGTGTCCCTTTGTATATGTTGTCTGTTCTTGCATGGACTTATACTACTTTTCCGGCAAAGCATTTCTTTACCCTTCCATTGCTGGTTGTTATTCATATCCTGATCGGTATCGCCAATGGTGGAATTTCTCTTGCTGTAGGGAATATCGGTTTAAAACTTGCTCCAAAAGGAAAAGGATCTGTTTTTCTCATTTCTATGAATATGAGTAACTCTATTTTTGCAGGTTTTGGGCCCTTGTTGTCAGGTATGGTTTCCGGTTACTTTACTCTAAAGGATTTGTCAATAGGCTTTAACTATTCTGGTCCTGATATGAAAGAGGCCATTCATTTTATAAGTTTGCAATCATGGGATTTCCCTTTTGTTTTTTCAGTAATCCTTGGAGTAATAAGCTTTAGAATTCTTGCAAATCTTAAAGAGGGTATTGAGATAGAAAAAGAATCTTTGTGGAGAAATTTGAAAAACCAGCTAGTGGGAGACCTGAAAAATATTTCTAATTTCAGGCAACGTAAGCCTTTGTCTCTGTCAAAGACAAAGGTGTATTCTGCTTTAAAGAAGCTGGATAATAACAATGATGATGATCATATTTACTCTTCTCCTAAAGACTCTTCTGGTTCTTTTTCTTAA
- a CDS encoding N-acetylmuramoyl-L-alanine amidase family protein, with product MKTIVIDPGHGGKDPGCMKNKTKEKDIALDISLKVGQLIQENMPDVKVIFTRKDDRFVELHDRAGIANKNHADLFISVHVNSGPAGMHGTETYCMGLHKTEQNLEIAQRENSSILMEDDHKENYEGFDPNSPQSYILFSLYQNAFMHSSMKLAHKIETEFKQSNKRHSRGVKQAGFLVLWKTSMPSVLVETGFITDTADFKILNSESGRFDSAWGIYSAIEDYKKDIESVGLED from the coding sequence GTGAAAACAATTGTTATTGATCCCGGACATGGAGGAAAAGATCCTGGATGCATGAAGAACAAAACCAAGGAAAAAGATATAGCACTTGATATAAGCCTGAAAGTAGGCCAGCTTATTCAGGAAAATATGCCGGACGTAAAGGTTATTTTTACCAGAAAAGATGATCGATTTGTAGAACTTCATGATAGAGCAGGTATTGCAAATAAAAATCATGCAGATCTTTTTATTTCGGTGCATGTGAATTCTGGCCCCGCCGGAATGCATGGAACTGAAACATATTGCATGGGACTTCATAAAACAGAGCAGAATCTTGAAATAGCTCAAAGAGAAAATTCATCTATTCTGATGGAAGATGACCACAAAGAAAACTATGAAGGATTTGACCCTAATTCACCTCAATCCTATATTTTGTTCTCCTTATATCAGAATGCCTTTATGCATAGCAGCATGAAGCTTGCTCACAAGATTGAAACAGAATTTAAACAGAGTAATAAGAGACATAGCAGAGGCGTAAAACAAGCAGGTTTTCTTGTATTATGGAAGACTTCTATGCCTAGTGTACTTGTGGAAACTGGATTTATCACAGATACAGCAGATTTTAAAATACTCAATTCTGAATCAGGCAGATTTGATTCCGCCTGGGGCATCTATAGTGCTATAGAAGATTACAAAAAAGATATTGAAAGTGTAGGTTTAGAGGATTAA
- a CDS encoding glycoside hydrolase family 16 protein, whose product MKLIHIQILILLFHSSVLFGQRSLVNSSSGKRNEPIMNDNAEKSSEPCGIDYQDWNLTFEDDFNGSVKDLSENWYLFGDNHGQDELQIYKWEQLSVSDGNLVITAQSLPKPEMASNGITYNYASGWIHYKNMVKGNALFEIRCKMPEGREQTLWPAFWMWNGDCSPQTDGYREIDIFEYWGNNFKCGTNNVFWCDGNRNRQGCFIEYCEKQPFFNDFHIFSAAWLNNKLVFYIDGKEIRTVTDYVPSVSAEMYLIANLALGNSPSISEVKFPQRFVIDWIKIYNLKDKENTLETCTRTDNCRKARTINEPEILKVENKNLKDF is encoded by the coding sequence ATGAAGTTAATCCATATTCAAATCCTGATTTTACTTTTCCATTCGTCAGTACTCTTCGGCCAGCGGTCTTTAGTTAATTCTTCTTCGGGAAAAAGAAATGAACCAATAATGAATGACAATGCAGAGAAATCATCTGAACCTTGTGGAATTGATTACCAAGACTGGAACTTAACTTTTGAGGATGATTTCAATGGGTCTGTCAAAGACTTGTCTGAAAACTGGTACTTGTTTGGAGACAATCATGGTCAAGACGAACTACAAATTTATAAATGGGAACAGTTGTCTGTTTCCGATGGGAATCTGGTGATTACAGCTCAATCTCTTCCTAAGCCCGAAATGGCCTCTAATGGGATCACTTATAATTATGCTTCAGGCTGGATCCACTATAAAAATATGGTGAAAGGAAATGCCTTGTTTGAAATAAGATGTAAAATGCCTGAGGGCAGAGAACAGACTTTGTGGCCTGCCTTTTGGATGTGGAATGGAGACTGCTCTCCTCAGACTGATGGATACAGGGAAATAGATATCTTTGAGTATTGGGGTAATAATTTCAAATGTGGAACCAATAACGTCTTCTGGTGTGATGGAAATAGAAATAGGCAGGGTTGTTTTATTGAATATTGTGAAAAACAACCTTTTTTCAATGACTTTCATATTTTCTCTGCCGCCTGGCTAAATAATAAACTTGTTTTTTATATTGATGGAAAGGAGATTCGAACTGTAACAGATTATGTTCCTTCCGTGTCTGCGGAGATGTATTTGATTGCAAACCTGGCCTTGGGAAATTCCCCTTCAATATCGGAAGTAAAATTTCCTCAGCGTTTTGTCATAGACTGGATTAAAATCTATAATCTAAAGGATAAAGAGAATACTCTGGAAACCTGTACCAGAACTGATAACTGTAGAAAAGCCCGTACCATTAATGAACCCGAGATTCTTAAGGTTGAAAACAAAAATCTAAAAGATTTTTAA
- a CDS encoding ABC transporter ATP-binding protein — MKIYLRLISFAKPLEKFAIPYIIFAMLSIIFGLLNFTLLIPVFNLLFSENPSESLNKVTQLPSFTLDYDYFKEVFYYYLYKAAQSSDQKLAALFYICGVIFTSVFLSNLFRYLSQIVLEDLRIHTLLNLRKTVFNNVLNLHLSFFSNEKKGDIMAKISGDVQVVQGSITNTLIVFFREPVTIIFYFFALFKLSASLTFFTIFFIPVSGLIIATIVRKLKQATSDAQTSMGIMLSILDEALTGLRVIKAFNAISYVQDKFQQENIRYSTASRTMVKKNELASPVSELMGVTVVVGILLYGGAMVLEGNNSLKPEEFIAYIAIFSQVLRPAKAMTGSFSQIQHGITAGERVLQLIDTEPAIKNKPNAIELKNFEQEISFENVKFSYDEHKTILNGVNFKLQRGKTIALVGPSGGGKSTISDLIPRFYDPTEGCIKIDGNDIKDCTVESVRDMMGIVNQESLLFNDTIHNNIAFGKPNMSREDVIQAAKIANAHNFIMESEYGYDTVIGDRGVKLSGGQKQRISIARAVLKNPPILILDEATSALDTESEKLVQDALNNLMKNRTTLVIAHRLSTIQNADEILVIEKGKIVERGTHQQLLTFEDGVYNKLTTMQAL, encoded by the coding sequence ATGAAAATATATTTAAGGCTCATTTCGTTTGCCAAGCCTCTAGAAAAATTTGCAATTCCATATATAATCTTTGCTATGCTCAGCATTATTTTTGGTCTTTTGAATTTCACCCTTCTTATACCAGTATTTAATTTGTTGTTTTCTGAAAACCCTTCTGAGTCTTTGAATAAAGTGACTCAGTTGCCTTCATTCACTTTAGACTATGATTATTTTAAAGAGGTATTTTATTATTATCTGTATAAAGCAGCCCAATCTTCAGATCAGAAACTTGCAGCGCTTTTTTATATTTGCGGTGTTATTTTCACATCGGTTTTTTTATCAAACCTTTTCCGTTACCTGTCTCAGATTGTACTTGAGGACTTGCGAATTCACACACTTTTGAATTTAAGAAAAACAGTTTTTAATAATGTGCTAAACTTGCACCTTAGCTTTTTTTCAAATGAGAAAAAAGGAGATATAATGGCAAAGATTTCCGGTGATGTGCAAGTAGTGCAAGGATCTATAACAAATACCTTAATTGTTTTTTTCAGGGAACCAGTGACTATTATTTTTTATTTCTTCGCTCTTTTTAAGTTATCTGCTTCTTTGACCTTTTTTACGATTTTCTTTATTCCTGTTTCAGGATTAATAATAGCTACAATTGTAAGAAAGCTTAAACAAGCAACATCCGATGCTCAAACATCAATGGGAATAATGCTAAGCATTCTGGATGAAGCACTTACAGGACTACGTGTAATCAAAGCTTTTAATGCTATATCTTATGTCCAGGATAAATTTCAACAGGAAAACATCAGGTACTCTACTGCTTCCAGAACAATGGTGAAGAAAAACGAACTTGCATCTCCTGTATCTGAATTGATGGGTGTTACTGTAGTAGTTGGAATCCTTTTATATGGTGGTGCAATGGTATTGGAGGGGAATAATTCCCTCAAACCTGAAGAATTTATAGCTTACATTGCAATATTCAGTCAAGTACTTAGACCGGCTAAGGCTATGACAGGCTCATTTTCCCAAATACAACACGGTATCACTGCAGGAGAAAGAGTACTACAATTAATTGATACAGAACCTGCAATTAAGAATAAACCAAATGCAATAGAGTTAAAAAACTTCGAACAAGAAATTTCCTTTGAGAATGTTAAATTCTCTTATGATGAGCATAAAACAATTCTTAATGGAGTCAACTTTAAACTCCAAAGAGGTAAAACTATAGCATTAGTAGGACCCTCCGGAGGAGGTAAATCTACTATTTCGGATCTTATTCCAAGATTTTATGACCCTACGGAAGGTTGTATAAAGATTGATGGTAATGATATTAAAGATTGCACTGTGGAATCTGTAAGAGATATGATGGGAATAGTAAATCAGGAATCTTTGTTATTTAATGATACCATTCACAACAATATTGCCTTCGGAAAACCAAACATGTCAAGGGAAGATGTTATTCAGGCAGCTAAAATTGCAAATGCTCACAATTTTATAATGGAGTCTGAATACGGGTATGACACCGTTATAGGCGACAGAGGTGTAAAGCTGTCGGGAGGTCAAAAACAACGTATTAGCATTGCTAGGGCTGTTCTAAAAAATCCGCCTATCTTAATACTGGATGAAGCAACCTCTGCCCTTGACACAGAATCTGAAAAACTGGTTCAGGATGCCCTTAACAACTTGATGAAAAACAGAACTACGCTTGTTATTGCACACAGATTAAGCACTATTCAAAATGCTGATGAAATTCTGGTTATAGAAAAAGGGAAAATTGTGGAAAGAGGTACCCATCAGCAACTACTTACTTTTGAAGATGGGGTGTATAACAAGCTTACAACAATGCAAGCATTGTAA
- a CDS encoding glycosyltransferase family 9 protein yields the protein MKNILISRTDNLGDVVLTFPMAAYLKKHFQGSRILFLGKKYTADLIKACNSIDEFISREDLIRDPDILRLKNIEAVIFVYPDKKIAKICKQNDISIRIGTSHRIFHWFYTNKRINFSRKKSNLHEAQLNFKLLKGIGIKEIPSTESLGELLDVSPKIDIPESIKSDLEHARKKIILHPKSKGSAREWPLENYFFLAQKLISAGYTPVITGTKEEGDKIRKEQNNFFSLPELIDLTGKVSLGELISVISKSEGLIACSTGPLHIASALGVNTIGFYPPIKPMHAGRWKPLGKLSTVLSLDKECTDCSKGGNCACIESLRVEQVFTIIEKWDTKND from the coding sequence ATGAAAAATATACTGATAAGCAGAACTGATAACCTTGGAGATGTAGTACTTACTTTTCCTATGGCTGCATATCTAAAAAAACATTTTCAGGGTTCCAGAATTTTGTTTCTTGGGAAAAAATATACAGCAGATCTAATAAAGGCATGCAACTCTATTGATGAATTCATTTCAAGAGAAGACCTCATAAGGGATCCCGATATTTTAAGATTAAAGAATATAGAGGCTGTCATATTTGTGTATCCAGACAAAAAGATTGCAAAAATATGCAAGCAAAATGACATATCGATCCGCATTGGTACCAGTCACAGAATATTTCACTGGTTTTATACCAATAAAAGAATAAATTTTTCCAGAAAGAAATCTAATCTCCATGAAGCTCAGTTAAACTTCAAATTGCTTAAAGGGATAGGAATAAAAGAAATTCCATCCACTGAATCTCTGGGGGAACTACTCGATGTATCCCCAAAAATTGACATTCCAGAGTCGATAAAATCCGATCTTGAGCATGCGAGAAAAAAGATTATACTTCACCCCAAATCAAAAGGAAGCGCCAGAGAATGGCCTCTAGAAAACTATTTTTTTCTTGCCCAAAAATTAATTTCAGCAGGCTATACACCCGTAATTACAGGCACAAAAGAAGAAGGCGACAAAATCCGAAAGGAACAAAACAACTTTTTTTCTCTTCCTGAATTGATTGATCTTACTGGCAAAGTTTCTTTGGGAGAACTTATTTCGGTTATTTCCAAATCAGAGGGGCTTATAGCATGTAGTACAGGACCACTACATATTGCTTCTGCCCTGGGAGTAAATACGATAGGCTTCTATCCTCCAATAAAGCCAATGCATGCAGGAAGGTGGAAACCCTTGGGAAAATTATCTACAGTATTATCGCTGGACAAAGAATGTACGGATTGTTCCAAAGGTGGAAATTGTGCATGTATTGAATCTCTAAGAGTAGAACAGGTTTTTACCATTATTGAGAAATGGGATACAAAAAACGATTAA